From Synechococcus sp. A10-1-5-1, a single genomic window includes:
- a CDS encoding HlyD family type I secretion periplasmic adaptor subunit, translated as MTSFPVNTNPEPSKNEGASTPPSAGWFAKLPGLDQSDVAALVGHQRLSQALDLEQKPDNRHLRLSLYFLGGAAALFVPWAALTPLTQVVQASGEVVPEGAVNVVQHLEGGIVSKVDVRDGQEVKEGQVLLELNPKLVGSEYDAAEQKLENLLLQQKQLQAAIRGDATISVDDLKGMEQGNKVSAAQQQLLTSRLANRADQLAAARATVQQKQAEVDGLNEQINLQTQQVAMWASLQESGGASRLQLLHTKTQLAEMKGARNEARKALSQAQANLKGVESGLQFENNSQIAELVSEEAVVAENIKKVRNQLERTKVTAPVSGVISDLRYKAPGAVVGPGAVVLQVVPTGSKKLVEVRVPSKDIGFVKVGQRVDVKLQPFDSTIYGSVPGKVLSLAGTTVQDPDTRAYYYLARVELDRQFVDQRRKKFPIQAGMPLVADIQGQRRSVLRYLFQPFTRTMDSALRESR; from the coding sequence ATGACTTCCTTCCCTGTCAACACCAACCCTGAGCCAAGCAAGAACGAGGGTGCATCCACCCCCCCCTCTGCCGGCTGGTTCGCCAAGCTGCCTGGCTTGGATCAATCCGACGTGGCGGCGTTGGTTGGACATCAGCGTTTATCCCAGGCCCTTGATCTCGAGCAAAAGCCGGACAATCGTCACCTGCGCCTGTCCTTGTACTTCCTGGGTGGTGCAGCAGCTTTGTTTGTTCCCTGGGCGGCGCTGACTCCGTTGACGCAGGTCGTTCAGGCTTCCGGTGAGGTCGTGCCGGAGGGTGCGGTGAATGTGGTTCAGCACTTGGAGGGAGGGATTGTCTCCAAGGTGGATGTCCGCGATGGCCAGGAGGTGAAAGAGGGACAGGTGTTGCTGGAGCTCAACCCCAAGCTGGTGGGCAGTGAATATGACGCCGCTGAGCAGAAGCTCGAGAACCTGTTGCTGCAGCAAAAGCAACTGCAGGCGGCGATCCGTGGTGACGCCACCATCTCAGTTGACGATCTCAAGGGGATGGAGCAGGGCAACAAGGTCAGTGCTGCCCAGCAACAGCTGCTGACCAGTCGCCTTGCCAATCGAGCTGACCAGTTGGCGGCTGCTCGGGCGACGGTGCAGCAAAAGCAGGCGGAAGTCGATGGGTTGAACGAGCAGATCAATCTCCAAACCCAGCAGGTGGCGATGTGGGCGTCGCTTCAGGAATCCGGCGGGGCCTCAAGGTTGCAGTTGCTCCATACCAAGACGCAGTTAGCGGAGATGAAGGGGGCGCGGAATGAAGCGCGCAAGGCCCTGAGCCAGGCCCAAGCCAACCTGAAGGGGGTGGAATCCGGACTGCAGTTCGAGAACAACTCACAAATTGCGGAGTTGGTGAGCGAAGAAGCTGTGGTGGCCGAAAACATCAAAAAAGTGCGCAACCAGCTTGAGCGCACCAAGGTCACGGCCCCGGTCAGTGGGGTGATCAGCGACCTGCGCTACAAGGCCCCAGGTGCTGTGGTGGGCCCAGGTGCCGTGGTTCTGCAGGTCGTTCCGACTGGCAGTAAGAAGTTGGTGGAGGTGCGGGTGCCATCCAAAGACATTGGCTTTGTGAAGGTCGGTCAACGGGTGGACGTGAAGCTCCAGCCGTTTGATTCCACCATTTATGGCTCTGTGCCCGGCAAGGTGCTGAGTTTGGCGGGCACCACGGTTCAAGATCCGGATACCCGTGCCTACTACTACCTGGCACGGGTGGAGCTGGACCGGCAGTTTGTGGATCAGCGCCGCAAGAAATTTCCGATTCAAGCGGGGATGCCTCTGGTTGCGGATATCCAGGGGCAACGCCGCAGCGTTCTGCGTTATCTCTTCCAGCCGTTTACTCGGACGATGGATTCAGCACTTCGGGAGAGTCGCTAA